A region from the Silene latifolia isolate original U9 population chromosome 7, ASM4854445v1, whole genome shotgun sequence genome encodes:
- the LOC141591896 gene encoding uncharacterized protein LOC141591896 gives MYADRIEGDSKSTIRDRLNGNSSSNSLTRRSVTGKRQRQDDKWEHDLFDDNRPHIQRKLGGGDLRLKLQRKNNQQDTRGGGVRDLRDLLSGSMHLQQVKKDVPKPKPTLDAPKPTRRNVVAESPVAEVKKVSSAPVNKKPLQKADASVDGFLQSLGLEKYQITFQAEEVDMTALEHMTDEDLKAMGIPMGPRKKIILALNSRG, from the exons ATGTACGCTGATCGGATTGAAGGCGATTCCAAATCGACAATTAGAGATAGACTTAATGGCAACTCTTCTAGCAATTCTCTCACCCGTCGTAGCGTTACTGGCAAAAG GCAGAGACAAGATGACAAATGGGAGCATGATCTCTTTGATGACAATCGACCACACATAC AGCGCAAGCTCGGTGGAGGAGATCTTCGGTTGAAGCTTCAAAGGAAGAACAATCAGCAAGATACTCGAGGTGGAGGTGTGCGGGATCTGCGTGATTTGTTGTCTGGCTCAATGCACTTGCAGCAAGTTAAGAAGGATGTACCAAAGCCTAAACCTACACTTGACGCTCCGAAACCTACCAGAAGAAATGTCGTTGCTGAATCCCCTGTTGCAGAGGTGAAGAAGGTTTCCAGCGCTCCTGTAAATAAGAAGCCTCTGCAAAAG GCTGATGCTTCAGTTGATGGATTTCTTCAGTCCTTGGGACTTGAAAAGTATCAAATAACATTTCAGGCGGAGGAG GTTGATATGACAGCACTCGAACACATGACTGATGAGGACCTTAAAGCAATGGGAATCCCAATG GGTCCAAGGAAGAAGATAATACTAGCATTGAATTCAAGGGGATGA